The genomic DNA AATCTCTCACGAAGGGAAGTATTCCAAGAACTATATCAACTCCGCTGTTGTCAACGAATATCGCCGCACATTTATGCGGCGGATCTTGTTCGAGTCTCGTTATCCAATCGTCCAAATTGTCTTGTAGCCATGGCCTgcctgtaattttatttttgtttttaattttaagggcattctcagacccACCCCACCCACTTTTTTACCGTCGACTATCCGTCATAAGCCTGGTCTAGGGGACGCAGGGACAATTTTGTCACACACCGATTGAGATGAAGAGACTTATgacgggtagtcgactgtaataaaaataaaacataagaaaaaaaagtggaAGCTACAGGCAATTTTACCTGGAATTTTATTCTGAGCATCTTCAAACCGAAATGTTGTTGACTCCATAATATCAGCAACTTCTTGGGCTCCCCAGTCAAAAATATTACCAGCCAAAACTCCTAAAATTAAGTCGGTAATTTTTTCAGCTCCTGCTAATTTATCTATAACATCTAGACGttgttctaaaaaatttagcgCCTCCTCATTCTCatgtttttttaactaaaataattaaattagaaactttaattactcaaagtaaataaaaaaatttaaaccaaaaatttttacctcgAAATAAGGGTCCGGAAAATCAAATTCTTTCATGCAGTGCTCGATGGTGTCCAGTAGAGTTCTGACAGTCAAAGTTCCGTATGcactagaaaattaattaataattaatgattaaatttgCAGAGATTAATTGCCTTTTTATTGAACCCACTTACAATGGTTGTAGATGCAAGTAATGAAGACGATTTACGTATTTTTCTTTGAGTTTGCTGGCGCGGTCTTTGGCAGTGGGGCTCTGAGGCTGACTGTGAATGGCACGAGCTACAAATTTGTCGACTGACTCCTCGAAACACTGGAGCCAGTAGTCCCGAGCTTCTTTGTCCTGGGCCAGGTCCGTGGTGTCGGGGTTGTAAGAGACAGGGTCAGTCAGCAATGGGCAGAAACTCACAGCGTTCTCGGCTCGATCTATTTCCAGTTGGTCGACTTTTATTCCCAAGTCCGTCGCTACTGAGTCTTTGAATCCTGATGACCCGGCGTAATTTTCTAGCCAACTGTAGGAGTTGGCTTGTTCAGTGCCGTATAAAAACGCTCCTATGGCACCGAGATATCCTTCGTGACGTAGAAATAACGGTTTTACTTTAccctaaataaaattttttttttcaatcaaagtcgttttttttttacattaaaaaaaaaaaaacttacatgAGACCAATATTTAATAGCAAATGAAATAGAATGCATTGAAAGTGGATgatttctcaaaaaataacCACCGAAATAAACTTTATCCATATTATGAATGGAAGCATAGAGACTGGCGATCTGCCCAATGTCGTTGCTGATCATAAACAACAAACTCCTGGCAATGTCAGCCTCGGAAAAATTATGCGGCCCCGGTATCGTATTGCAGGACATGGTCTTCCCAAAAGACGAGGCGATCAAGTCTCCTGACAGCCCCTGTGACGAATAATCTCCGCCATAAATATCTTTGACGAGCATGTCCACGTTTCTGTGATCTCCCCTCTCCGCTAGTTCCAGCAGTTCATCGAACCCCTAGACCAATAGATTAAGATTAAGATTTATCACCAATCACCAGAATTAGTTTCTAAAATgttgatgtaaaaaatttactttagcTTTAGTTAGTAATGAACCAAGACCCCAGTATGTTCCGCCACCAGTAGCAGTACCACCCACTCGCTCAAACTCTTCTTCGGATTGCACTTTTAAAATACTGACACCGCTTCCAATATTGACTAGTAAATATGGGAATATATTGGGTCCagctttttcaaatttatactcGGGGTTACCGTGACGTTCAAATTCAAATGACTCGCagggaatattttttaataaaaaattacagccTTTTATCAGACATGAAATTTCATCTTCTTTGTCaactctataaataaataaattcattaatttaattagctCACTTCCGCCTGAAAAATATTCCATTAAGAaaccaaattaatttaaaattttgtgggAACTTTTTTTGGTAGCAGACATCCGACTAttccagtatttttttttaaaactgcttgtgatttaaaaaaagtaggaaatattcaaaaaaatttttgacggatttttaaaaatattgttaattaaaaaaaaagaaaattaatggctgctactttaaatataaaataaatatatgagtgacGTACAGCAAACCTAATTTTGATTGAATAgactttgaatatttaaaagcaCCGCCTCCAGTAACTTTAATACTTTTTCCTTGAAAACGTTCTGCATTAACAAGATTTTCTTTCACAAAATCCAGACAATTTTCAATATGACGAGTTTCGAATTTAACGAAATGAAGCCGTGAGCCTTTTTGCAGCTTGTAGGTTATCAGTTCACTGCTGTCATTATTTAATTCCTCGTTATCATACAACGCTTTCCGATAACTTATTGTCGAATAATACGCAATTTTTGTCAATGACAATCCtgcgaaatttttaaaaattcatttactaAAAGTCCAACGTAACCTACAATTTACTTTTCGTTtgatagttttattaattaattaattagtaaattcataaattaattatgtcaatAACTCACCGATATCGATGGCGAAATTTTgagcgttttttaaattcgcaaATACTTCGACAGCTGCTGGAAGTTTAATACTTTTTGGGTGCAGTTCTTTATCATCAATCTCtgccattttttattacaaactgAAATTTTAGGTTTtgttaagtaattatttatttattaattaattttttttaattatcatttaattcaaaattcatttttactttcaaaatcttgataaatattttccaattgataacttgtcaattttttaatctaaaaacaCAACAGCTGTtgcatacatgtatatatttatatatgagtatatgtacctatatatatgtaatatatgaATGACAattatgttttataaatataaacaaatattatgtaatgacaattaattattaattaagaaattttttattataaaaaatatttacactttacaaaattacatgaagtttataagaataaaatcAAGCGGCTTCtggagtttttatttttgatggagacaatttgaatttgttactttttaataaattatatgaattgTATTTACAATAATCTTCGGATAAAAATGGAATATAAAATGCACGGAAGAATGGATGAGAtctagaataaataaatagataaataaatatatgagtgagcagacatcagacaaattttaaattataaatgaatagagtaaataatttttcaaaatttataaaacttattaatctttcaattttttaaaaactttattttatcaaatgttTACTCTACCCAAGTAGTACAGAGTCAACTTTAAGATGGCTTCTAAAaggacaagacaaatttttttttgtcccaaAGTCATCTtggatgatcctgaagttagcagacaattcaaaattttcggattttgttttcaacaaatcaattacaaaaaaataaaaactaaaaatatgcacatgtagaaaattttaaaaactacaggtgcaattatttcaaatttttttcttttcaaatttaccgcctcaaataaaatccaaaaataattagatgtctgctaacttcggGATCATCATCTTGGACCTGTTCAGAAACACACTCTGGAAGAGAAATATTCAACTCCTGCGTTCAGAAATATCCTCTGGTGCAACCTAACTAATCACACCTGGGTCGTGTTCAGAAATACACTCTGGAGATGAAAAATTACCTATCCAGGTGTGATCAGTAtctttgtaatgttaaatctTACCTCTGGTTCAACCAGAGGATGTTTCTGAACGCAGGAGTTAAATATTTCTCTTCCAGAGTGTGTTTCAGAACACGCCCCTGGATAGGTAATTTTTCATCTCCAGTGTATTTCTGAACACGTCTcttttttggtataaatacGACATGCTAATGTTTGTTTCGAAGACAGAGAAGAATTGTGTTGTCTCTCCTGTctcatttcaattaaaaaaccacctagatgacttattttaccactatttgtaatttactttttgtcgtcacttgtgtTAAGTCTTTTAAGTAGacattttttcggtgacataaatttctgatcgtttTATCAGCATATTGCTGCCTACGATATGTCAAAAAGTAGCCTAAAAACtgatatcttatagatgtcatAAAGGCAAGTGTGCTCCTtgggtaatttatttataattttaaatttgtcgaatgtctgctacattcacactcatattattattaatgattatcactgtaattaattaaaaaaaatacttacgctgatgaatctaaaaatttagctgatttaatgatagtaaaattatcagtttgttttgaataatttggtTCCAATTCTGTTTCAACATCAGTATCTAAATCTAGTATAAAATGACACTTGTCAATgtcaaactaaaaataaataaatatatacattaatatgataagaaaaaaattaaagtaaaattacgAATCAATATCTTACATAACGAGAAGGCTCTTCTCTGTTTAAATCATTGAAATTGTCCTGCACGACACTGGTCCCATTGGGATGATTCAAGAATGGCTGGGGTAGCTGTCCCTTGAACTCAGACCTGAGATACTGGAGCCGCCAGTTGTTTGTCGGAAAGAAAAAGCTCCCGGGAAACCGGTACCACTCCTTGCCTACGCAGAAGTTTATGTTGATGTCTTCGGGAACCTGTCCCTCGCTGCCCAGCTTGTTGGCCTCCATCATCACCTCCAGCGGGGCGTAGTACCCGTTGAAGAGCGCGAAAGATCGCGATACTCCGGCTAAACTCGTTACTATGAAGACCAAGACCATTATGTGGGAGGTTCCTCTTAAGTAGTGCGACACCTGCTTCAAAGGTTTTATTTGCGTGCGGACAAAGAAATATAGTTTCTGTATAACGTCCACTGTTATCGCACCAGCTAAACATATCATTGGATATATTGGGAACAAAAATCGCTCttcctaaaataaataattaaatcaaataattaatactctgtaaaaaatttttagtgatcGCAGATTAAatcagaaataaaattcactcctacaggaagtgaatgcggatttaaataaaatccgtgatCAGTTTGCATTCACTCCtgattttttagtgtaaataattaattactttgtgCGGCTGCATAAACATGACAATTATCCAGAGATAAAGCGGCGACAGTGAATACCAATAGGgcaaacaatatttatttctggGCTTCGCTGGTACAATTGCCCATgataaaatctataaaataaatatagtaattaattaattatactaattaatgattgattatttaattaataataaaaaaatttaccaatgCAAGAGGTGTGAATAACGCGGCAAtgaatacaaaattaaaattcaaaaatccaTTGATGAAATAATAACTGATTGGTTCAGTTCCGTATAAATCAGGACCGTGACTAGTAAAAACATTgtagacaattaaattaattggagCAATTACTAGTTTGCCATAGTAAACAGAATCGATCCAAATCATGGGTATAGAAATTACTGCGGCAGATATTATCGTCCAGTTGATGAATCTTGACCACTCCTGCCGTCTCACCAATAAGTCAATGACTATCGGTAccctttaaattttaattattaatgtaaataatttaatttcagtgGATTGTTTaatgatgaaattaattaccCGAGTAATGCAACAAATGGCCAACCGAGTAATGATGATATCGCGGTTGCAAATATCGCTAGTTCGTATTTACGCGCGTACCAGGCTGCTATTGCTGCTGTACTTACatacctaaaaattttaattttaattactaattttataaaataaatcgggtgtaaaaataaatttacattgaAAACGATGACGGAAGAAATGCAGCACTCGATATAAACATTCCAGaacttgatattaaaaatactagGGTAAGACGTGCGACATGAACTCCAAATTCTTTGCAGACATTCctggaataattttattaaatgatttattaattgaccAAACCgggaagaaataattttaaatctacaTTGCGATCAACAGATCCGTCAATTAAAATTCCTTCGAATTTCCTTGGATCTGATAATTAAAAGATCCAGTAAACTGCAGGACTTGAACCcgtagatttaaattattttttcccggatgtaaatgaaaaaaaacttactgATAAAAGTAAACTTCTGATAGCGCGCATCCGATGGAAAGAATGCAGcggatgaaataaaaaactaaaataggATTTGGTTCAAATAAGTAGCAGTAAAATTTAGCCGGTAccaaatgaattaataaatatgtgtAGGAACGCAGCGCAAATTCTGGACTGTACTCCCAGGTCTGTTGTCCTGTTCCGTACAATAAATAGTGActctgaaattttaaatttataattttatgagacttttaattgaataatagtATGaagtaaagtttaaaaatgagTACCGGTTCCCAGTAATTAAATGTCTCATCGCAGTCGCTTATGTAGCTCCAGATTGCAGAACAGAATCTCGCTGACAGCAAAAGTTTGAACGCTGTGTCACCACCAGGATAAATAAGACCCATATCCGAGCTTGCTACATCATCagatctaaaatttatttattattattatcattgataaataatttattaaatatatgactGGGGGATGGAAAGTGAGGTTAGTttgtgtagaaaattaaatttgattaaacaAAGTGAGTTTACTATTATTCTATTACTcgagataattaaattacgataaatatataagtgatatatttacttggatatttttttttcattagtttTCTTCAcgttctttttatttattgaattttgtCTTGGACGTTGACGTGGCGgcatttttattgattttaaaaatggcGGGAAACTTTcagatttgaataataaattttccgcGGGCTGTGGTTTTGAATTCTAATCGATTATCGAGTTGCTATGGCGTTTAATTTGTTGATATTTGTATtgatatgagtatatatatttttagtaaataaatatatcgaatttttatatataatttgaataaaaatggaCATTGAACCTAAATATACATTTGTTTCATTgacagataaaaataattacggaTTTAATGATAAAGATACAcgagaattatttaaaaaatggtaaatatttttattaatttattaattaattaaaaaatatcaggaTTTTTAATGACACTGAAGTTcgccgacgtttaataattttttgattttttttttaagcaattaattataaaaaaaaaatatttgaaaaatttgcacctgtagttttttaaattttctacatgtgcatatttttagatttttttttttgcaattgatttgttgaaaaaaaaatccaaaaaattttaattgtctgctaacttcaggatcatgatttttaaacaaatttttgtataaaatatttttatttaaattataaactttaagTTGAAATTATTTCAGGGGAATGAACTTGAGCTGTcagaattttttgttcaatgaaaaatttcaccCCTaccataaatataatttagctGAGGTAATTATACATTAATCGATCTATTAATTATCGATAAATGAATTGAgggtaaaatttaatgataaaaatgtcTAGGAATTTTTCAAAGACCCGGCGGTGGCGGGAAAATTGAAGATATGGAATGACAATGAGTTCAAAGAATCTTACGATACTTCGGCTAGTGAAGTTGAAGTGAAACAGATTCCATGCTCGATTATGAGCATGGCTTTCTTTGATAAACTGAAAAATCCTGATAACAATATTGTATATGCGTCGGGAAATATTCACCAGAAGTATGACGATTTCATTGACGGAATTTTAGTCCCTGATAATTTGAgagctttaagtatttttatttagttcatTATCATTAGGCACAAGCTCGCGCATTAATCGCGGAAACAAATCTAGTAGCGTTCTTGGGTCTTAGTCGGTTAATTGATtagctaattaattaataaaaactaattattacaGATGTTACTAGATGAAGAATCCAAAGAATACAATCTCTTTTCCCAAGATGAGCggaatgaatttatatttaaattattccagTTATTAGTCCTCGGGGGTGAATGTTGTCAGTATGAAGATACCctagataaatatttagaaaCTACTAAAATACTCTACAAAGATTTTGTGAGGTAAAAATTCTgtctactaattaattatttaatttatattataattatttcacaaattcattcaaatatttcttttatcggctttcaaattcaaaaaactcgTAAAATATCGAGTTGACATGAAAATTGATAAGactattttttgtaggaaattaaatttcctacaaaaaaggtctctataactttttccGTAAAGTCATtagtttaaaagatatttaaaaaaatatatatgtcaattttTTGCAGAATTCAAAAACAAGAAAACGatagtaatttattgataacgaCGATTGTCCTCGAagttattgcaaaaaaaaatgacgtaCCATATTTCCCGCGGAAGCCAGAGCACAAACAAAACCTCgggtttttattaattgaccCAATTAACCGGGAAATAAAAACGATAGTCCATCAATACGGCAATCAGTGagcgaaaatttcaaatcaatcAACAATCAAgtactgaaaattatttttttatttaaagattttttttacaagtaaattttttagtttaaaaaatctgtgcaTTATAGTTTAGagtagaaatttaattattacaataattaagcCAATCAacacttaaaatattttaaattatcttacaattaatttatagagattcattattttaaattaatatcatgaACTGAGATTTTTTTAGTGAGATTTCTATccattttctaaaataataattgcttttattattatttacatgacgtaattaataattaatgatcgTGTAATTGGCACACAAAAGTGAATTGTCGCGTCTCATTTATCGCTGACGtaaaatcacataaatttttttatacacaaaGGGAAGGCAAAACTCTTTTCCCAGCATAAAATGCATTCAgtctaattataattaattagttaattaataaattaataaataattacaataaatatcaacaagaattaaaaataaaattaatttttacagtaacaGTATTTTCTCAAatggaaaaattcattttctaCGCATCTTGCTTGCGTTCCGTATTTATTTATCCTGCTGACATGAGAAatctgtaatttaaataataattgtaagtctaaaaaattaaatgtatgGGGAAACCTTAAccctatatataaatatataaaataaaaaattaccttagcagtaaaaatatttttttcaatattatgATCAATGCTGGCTTCAAAAATCCCACCACCGGGTGATAACTTAACTTTTATCTGATAAATTTCATTGGTCACGTGGGTCTTGGCACTAAAGTCTCCAATGAATCCGTCTTTGTCACTCGACTTTTCAAAGTTCAACAAACCCTTTGTCGGAATTAATTTAGCCGCCCACATAATCTCCTCTAGCTTGAGGACTTCGCAAATGTCTCTGTGCTCCTGAGTATAggagttcaaaaatttgacaaaacTGAGCGCGGCCTCGACCACGGTGTTGTTGCTCGTCGAAATTTCGTGCCATGTTAGACAAGCACACCAGTGCGGCTCAATGAAAGCGTCCGCACACGTCCTGTCCGCGGGAATTTTGTCAAACAGACTGACGTCTCGCTGCCCGATGTCAGCATCTTTCGGAGTCtccatttttaatattctttcGAGAGTTTTGTGGATATCGAAGGGCGTTGATAAGCGACGTGTGTTGTAGACGAAGTTTGCGTAAGCACGGGGGTGGACTTGTTTGAACCAGGGCGGGAATATAAATGCGAAGAACGGCAGCCTTTCTTCCTGTTTTCCCGCGACGGTGTTCCGTATTTTAGCGAATCTGTGTCCGTGGTCGCTCATCAATATCATTATCGTGTTGTTCAAGTGTCCTTGGTCCTGCATGATCTTTATCCACTTCAATAAATCATTATCAGCGACCCCGATATCGTTGTACGAGTCATGAGACAGCTCGCCGTGAAAcccgaaaataaatttcggcTTGTCCCGATAGacctcatatatatttttaatgtaatcCATCATGATAACGTGCCGCGGAACTCCGCCCATGCAGAATTTTTTCGAGTATTTGAAGTACGGCTCAGCTGCTAAATAATATGTGCGCATGTAGTGATGAGTCGGCTGCTCTTTGAAGCCTTTGAGACGGTAAGTAAACGTGCCGATGTGATGAACGTCTTCCATAAATCCGGTTATGTAACCGCTGTCTTTGTATTTATTCCAGATCATCGGGTAGACGTCGACGTAATTTGCCTGTGAGCCCATTCGTCTGCGAGTTTCCGGAAGTTCAAGCTCTATTTTACCGGTAAGAATTGGTATCAAGGCTTGGGGTGTTCCGTCCCCGATTATGTTGTAGCCCTCGAGTACTTGGGCGTTAAGCGACTGCTTTATGTACTGATAAGTCTTGGGAAGTTTTCTGATAAATGTGTTGCGAGATAAAGAGTCGAACCCGAACATAaggacatttaaatttaaaccacCTTCGGGTACATTTTCCCAggctattgttttttttatctctggGTCTTCTTTTACACCAGCCAAGACACTGTGccatctaaaaaattaaatttatatgtcattgttttaaattaagataACTTGTTAAATATTGAGTTTACATGAAAACTtgtaatgaacttttttgtagagaattaaattccctacaaaaaaggtttctttaGTTTTTTCCATAAGTTCAATACTTTCACAgatatttccattttaaaaaattttttaaaattaatcaaatgaaaaattcatagtctctataaatttgtaatttaaaaaattacttactgATTACCAATTTTAGATTCGCATTTAACATCAACAAAATCACTGTGACGTAAAATATACGAGTCTTCAGATTCACGGGGCTCAGTAAGACGTACAGTATAATCGTCTACACGTAAAATTTCTGCAACAGAAAAATCCTTACTGTTAATTACCCATTCAATCGAtctattaattactaaattaaaaataaattaccactGAAGGCACAAGTGATTGGACCATAGCGTTCGCGGGCCCGTTTTAGGATAAAAACCCGCGAACCCTCGACAGTAACCCAGTCTTCAGGTGAACACTGAAGCGGCGGCACATCATGaatgaatttcaaaatctcCGGGTTGTTTACCTCCAGCTCAGGAAGCTTGCAAGCCTCCACCCCGTCCTCTGTGTATTTTTTCTGCTTACTCGAGTCTCTTATCAACTGGGAAATGTGCAtcctattgaaaaattataattactccTGCTCATTACCCACAATTGcagtaaatagtaaattaaaatactcaCAGCTTGTCACTGTTAGACAAATCattgtcattaaaatttaactccGATTTCAGTACTTGGACCACACAGTAAACAAATGCCGCAAGTAAAATCACAACAGTAATACGTTTTAAATAGCATGAGGctattcttatcatttttattgatttacttCCCCCTTTTCTTATATCGAGTGCTAATagattcattaattaatcacctgtcagtaatttatttttaaaaatttttaaaaaacaccgCCGCAATTTTTGACTCATGAACttgcataaaatttaattttaattttaattgcgcACGTTGTGGTCACGCTGTATATTACAGAatgtgtaataaatatttttaaataatgataaataagaGGCGGATGCCGCTATCgaagattaaaaattagagtaaagattttttttactcgaacacgaaatttatttaaaaaaatttttttctatttttccaGCACGACCTCGATgactgataaattataaattattttgcgtGTCTACTCTATAATTTCCGCTAGATTATTATGCAAGTGCggtgaataataataataatcatcataaaaaaaaagaaaaaaaaacaaatgactgaataaaagacaataaaattaaatatttttattatgcaccGAGCAGTCtagttacaatttaaattttaaatgcactTACTATATAATAGTgaggtaaaaatattaagtacttaaaaatacatgtatgttttagtaataaaatcGTTATCGTTTcatagttaataaaattattgagtaaacaaaattttaatttacaagttGCACTGATTTTTCACATGATATATTACTCAAGGAAACTCAATCATGACTTTGTACgttactataaataaatatgcacTACAGCAGTATgcaacaacaattttttagtgataacTTTTATGCTTCGCGTTCgcggataaaaaataatcaagtggGTGACAACTTAAAACCCGTGCCGGCGAACATTTGGGCAGACACAGATGgcagtttaaaatatttatatatttataaatatatattgtacgAAAATATCTTGTATGCGATATATGTGACGATGCTTTTTACACTAATATATAAAACGTCTATGAATCGCGGCTGCGTCGGATTCGCGCCGCCGTACAGAATCAAATGCATTTTAACAACTGCGGCATGTATATCAATACCATTGACGGATCTATGAGCATGTGTGGTGTGGATGTGGATATATATGATGTACGAATACATATAAACATTTTGTGCATGAGGATGAATAGACTTTTATGCACATCTGCTTTATTTCTtcagtatatatgtatatatattatatgtacgtatgtatgtgtgtataatTGGGTATGGGAAAGTGGattactcatttttaaaagttgactACGAGGGTCGCGTACTAAAACTCGTTTAACAATATACTTCCCCTTTATTGCACCAGTTgttaatattgttttttttttttgaactgtgtcagtaaaaaaaaaaaaaacgtatgtCTTATCTATTgttcggacaaaaaaaaataattatttaaagattttaattaattgttgagtttttaatttgctacggaaatttttcaaatttatttggcGGTAAAAATTGCCGAGtcatttttagtaatttttttaaaaagaaatttacttAACAGGGGTTCGCTCTTTtctctctattacactcaagtccacgagcggtactatctttgttgcacttgtacaGTAAATCGAAACTTCggccgagtttttctcttaaacaaacgaatattatgaaacaattaaagcgcacttcgctagattagacagtaatGCAGCAAAGTGCGCTCTGTGTTTTGTATTGAGAGGTTTTGATTCCGAAAAAAACCCAGCCGAAAATATGTGATAACCCCTGTTAATATAAAAACTTGTACATTagggataaaataaaatataaaaataatttttacaggtatttaattcaaaaaaatatgaattttatataaaaaaaatataagaattttttttttagaaaattaaaatcctTCCCGCGCTCTGATACTGGAATTCGCACACAAAAAAGAAGGATTTTTTgggacaagaaaaaatttgcattatgaaatgaaaacgaaaattttcttaggacaaaaaattttttcttgccccaaaa from Microplitis mediator isolate UGA2020A chromosome 7, iyMicMedi2.1, whole genome shotgun sequence includes the following:
- the LOC130671404 gene encoding 4'-phosphopantetheine phosphatase, which produces MAEIDDKELHPKSIKLPAAVEVFANLKNAQNFAIDIGLSLTKIAYYSTISYRKALYDNEELNNDSSELITYKLQKGSRLHFVKFETRHIENCLDFVKENLVNAERFQGKSIKVTGGGAFKYSKSIQSKLGLLVDKEDEISCLIKGCNFLLKNIPCESFEFERHGNPEYKFEKAGPNIFPYLLVNIGSGVSILKVQSEEEFERVGGTATGGGTYWGLGSLLTKAKGFDELLELAERGDHRNVDMLVKDIYGGDYSSQGLSGDLIASSFGKTMSCNTIPGPHNFSEADIARSLLFMISNDIGQIASLYASIHNMDKVYFGGYFLRNHPLSMHSISFAIKYWSHGKVKPLFLRHEGYLGAIGAFLYGTEQANSYSWLENYAGSSGFKDSVATDLGIKVDQLEIDRAENAVSFCPLLTDPVSYNPDTTDLAQDKEARDYWLQCFEESVDKFVARAIHSQPQSPTAKDRASKLKEKYVNRLHYLHLQPFAYGTLTVRTLLDTIEHCMKEFDFPDPYFELKKHENEEALNFLEQRLDVIDKLAGAEKITDLILGVLAGNIFDWGAQEVADIMESTTFRFEDAQNKIPGRPWLQDNLDDWITRLEQDPPHKCAAIFVDNSGVDIVLGILPFVRDLLQRGTKVILCANSMPALNDVTYPELLIILRDAAKISKDIKYALKENRLMAMETAQAGPCLDLSRLNLDLCMAMVKHNVDLVVIEGMGRTLHTNLYAKMKCECLKLAVIKNRWLALRLGGDMYAVICKYERPSSSHSLRLINNDGNQETSDKKTLCVNENT
- the LOC130671414 gene encoding alpha-1,2-mannosyltransferase ALG9; amino-acid sequence: MPPRQRPRQNSINKKNVKKTNEKKISKSDDVASSDMGLIYPGGDTAFKLLLSARFCSAIWSYISDCDETFNYWEPSHYLLYGTGQQTWEYSPEFALRSYTYLLIHLVPAKFYCYLFEPNPILVFYFIRCILSIGCALSEVYFYQNVCKEFGVHVARLTLVFLISSSGMFISSAAFLPSSFSMYVSTAAIAAWYARKYELAIFATAISSLLGWPFVALLGVPIVIDLLVRRQEWSRFINWTIISAAVISIPMIWIDSVYYGKLVIAPINLIVYNVFTSHGPDLYGTEPISYYFINGFLNFNFVFIAALFTPLALILSWAIVPAKPRNKYCLPYWYSLSPLYLWIIVMFMQPHKEERFLFPIYPMICLAGAITVDVIQKLYFFVRTQIKPLKQVSHYLRGTSHIMVLVFIVTSLAGVSRSFALFNGYYAPLEVMMEANKLGSEGQVPEDININFCVGKEWYRFPGSFFFPTNNWRLQYLRSEFKGQLPQPFLNHPNGTSVVQDNFNDLNREEPSRYFDIDKCHFILDLDTDVETELEPNYSKQTDNFTIIKSAKFLDSSASHPFFRAFYIPFLSEDYCKYNSYNLLKSNKFKLSPSKIKTPEAA
- the LOC130671421 gene encoding cilia- and flagella-associated protein 300-like isoform X1, giving the protein MDIEPKYTFVSLTDKNNYGFNDKDTRELFKKWGMNLSCQNFLFNEKFHPYHKYNLAEEFFKDPAVAGKLKIWNDNEFKESYDTSASEVEVKQIPCSIMSMAFFDKLKNPDNNIVYASGNIHQKYDDFIDGILVPDNLRAMLLDEESKEYNLFSQDERNEFIFKLFQLLVLGGECCQYEDTLDKYLETTKILYKDFVRIQKQENDSNLLITTIVLEVIAKKNDVPYFPRKPEHKQNLGFLLIDPINREIKTIVHQYGNQ
- the LOC130671421 gene encoding cilia- and flagella-associated protein 300-like isoform X2, coding for MNLSCQNFLFNEKFHPYHKYNLAEEFFKDPAVAGKLKIWNDNEFKESYDTSASEVEVKQIPCSIMSMAFFDKLKNPDNNIVYASGNIHQKYDDFIDGILVPDNLRAMLLDEESKEYNLFSQDERNEFIFKLFQLLVLGGECCQYEDTLDKYLETTKILYKDFVRIQKQENDSNLLITTIVLEVIAKKNDVPYFPRKPEHKQNLGFLLIDPINREIKTIVHQYGNQ